From the genome of Halostella limicola, one region includes:
- a CDS encoding VOC family protein: MTGTDPPTDVRVDHVGVAVEDVIDESLFDLLGVSLADRGLGPGEAFRYHYYELGDASRLELIEPVADESFLTDYLERYGEGVHHVTLEVGDLEEMISHLRDHDVRVVDYEELDEFVNAFVSPADANGVLYQLVEYHESFDNPIGGCALSHAASQH; this comes from the coding sequence ATGACAGGCACTGACCCACCGACGGATGTCCGCGTGGACCACGTCGGCGTGGCTGTCGAGGATGTTATTGACGAATCGCTATTCGACCTCCTAGGTGTATCGCTTGCGGACCGTGGTCTCGGTCCAGGTGAGGCTTTTCGATATCACTACTACGAACTTGGGGATGCCAGCCGTTTGGAACTCATTGAGCCAGTAGCAGATGAGTCGTTCCTGACGGACTATCTTGAACGCTATGGGGAGGGCGTCCACCACGTAACATTGGAGGTTGGCGATCTCGAAGAGATGATCTCCCACCTCAGAGATCATGACGTACGCGTAGTCGATTACGAGGAACTCGACGAGTTCGTCAATGCCTTCGTGAGTCCGGCCGATGCAAACGGCGTCCTCTATCAGCTAGTTGAATACCATGAGTCGTTCGACAATCCGATCGGGGGTTGTGCCCTATCTCATGCAGCGTCACAGCACTGA
- a CDS encoding ABC transporter ATP-binding protein has translation MAKLRTENLVKRFGNLVAVDDVSLSVEDGELWCLLGPSGCGKSTTLRMLGGLDQPTDGSILIGDEEVTQAQPYNRNTSMVFQSWALFPHKTVLENVTFGLKMDGVGKEERIERAEEYLEMVQMGEFTDSSPRDLSGGQQQRVALARSLAMDPDVLLLDEPLSNLDKRLREEMQIELKRIHDELDKTMVHVTHDQDEAFTLADRIGIMNAGELVQVGKPREVYANPKNQFIEEFLGDTNFLSTTVTKVGADRIAVKTESGDSLDIPVSDATSVTKGDIVTVSLRPEILSIETETATTTNAVRSDGAGGQNSFQGEVTTALYRGSSIRHYLDVGGQELFIERDVGRGENLGSGDVVTITWDPADVLCFDENEERLA, from the coding sequence ATGGCAAAGCTACGCACCGAGAACTTGGTAAAGAGATTTGGTAACCTAGTCGCTGTTGACGATGTCTCGCTATCGGTTGAGGATGGTGAACTCTGGTGTCTGCTAGGTCCAAGTGGCTGTGGGAAGTCAACGACCCTACGGATGCTAGGAGGCCTCGATCAGCCAACTGACGGATCGATCCTCATTGGCGATGAAGAGGTCACGCAAGCCCAACCCTACAACCGAAACACTTCGATGGTGTTCCAGAGTTGGGCGCTATTCCCGCACAAGACGGTCCTTGAGAACGTCACATTCGGACTCAAGATGGATGGAGTTGGGAAAGAAGAGCGAATCGAGCGTGCCGAGGAATATCTTGAGATGGTCCAAATGGGTGAGTTCACAGATTCATCGCCACGGGACCTGAGTGGTGGCCAGCAACAGCGTGTCGCACTCGCTCGGTCGCTGGCGATGGATCCAGACGTCCTCCTTCTGGACGAACCGTTATCGAATCTCGATAAGCGTCTGCGCGAGGAAATGCAGATTGAGCTCAAACGGATCCACGACGAACTGGACAAGACGATGGTCCACGTAACGCACGACCAGGACGAAGCGTTCACGCTAGCAGACCGTATCGGGATCATGAACGCAGGCGAGCTCGTTCAAGTGGGTAAACCACGGGAAGTATACGCTAATCCGAAGAACCAATTCATCGAAGAGTTCCTAGGCGATACAAACTTCCTATCGACTACGGTGACGAAGGTTGGAGCTGACCGGATCGCTGTTAAGACGGAGAGCGGCGATAGTTTGGATATCCCTGTGTCCGATGCGACTTCCGTCACAAAGGGAGACATAGTCACCGTCTCACTGCGCCCGGAGATCCTCTCCATCGAGACTGAGACTGCAACAACTACCAATGCAGTTCGCTCGGACGGTGCTGGCGGACAGAACTCGTTCCAAGGCGAAGTTACAACCGCGCTATATCGCGGTTCGTCTATCCGTCACTATCTGGATGTTGGCGGACAAGAACTATTCATCGAACGGGACGTAGGTCGCGGTGAGAATCTTGGGTCGGGTGATGTCGTTACGATCACTTGGGACCCTGCCGATGTCCTTTGCTTTGACGAAAACGAGGAGCGACTTGCCTAA
- a CDS encoding ABC transporter permease: MSISNLSPIDRFGRLLQRGSTRAKLLLVPLTVFETIFFIIPLLYLLRISLYEPASSGAYVEGTWSTTSYVNIVTSSFIHDILLFTIKLAVISTIITVVIAFAYAYAIWRAGGIKQTILLFAMVLPLLTTLVAKLYAWVLLLTPNGTVNEYLLSAGLISQPMELMNNFLGTVIGQVYICLPYAVLAIYSVMSTLEWDTVEAAQDLGASRPRAVLEVVVPGAMPGVAVATVITWAWGVGAYAAPSLLGSSSERTFAIEVENRMLSQFNWPEASAMALLILLFVLVSVMLLFNFLNRYGGGEQANV; encoded by the coding sequence ATGAGCATCTCGAACCTTTCACCCATCGACCGATTCGGGCGACTGCTCCAACGGGGTTCGACCCGAGCAAAGCTACTGTTAGTTCCCCTGACCGTTTTCGAGACTATATTCTTCATAATTCCGCTATTATACCTTCTGCGGATCAGCCTCTATGAGCCTGCTTCCTCGGGCGCCTACGTTGAGGGTACTTGGTCTACTACGAGCTATGTGAACATCGTTACATCATCGTTCATTCACGACATCCTCTTGTTCACGATCAAGCTAGCCGTCATCTCAACGATTATCACGGTCGTCATCGCCTTCGCTTATGCCTATGCTATCTGGCGAGCTGGTGGAATCAAGCAGACTATCCTGCTGTTCGCGATGGTACTTCCACTCCTGACGACCCTCGTCGCGAAACTGTACGCGTGGGTGCTGTTGCTAACGCCCAATGGGACCGTCAACGAGTATCTGCTCAGCGCAGGACTCATCAGTCAACCAATGGAACTGATGAATAATTTCCTTGGGACGGTCATCGGTCAAGTGTATATCTGCCTGCCTTACGCCGTCCTCGCTATCTATAGCGTCATGAGTACCTTAGAGTGGGATACTGTAGAGGCGGCCCAAGACCTAGGTGCGAGTCGACCCCGTGCCGTGCTTGAGGTCGTCGTTCCGGGAGCAATGCCGGGCGTCGCCGTGGCTACGGTCATTACTTGGGCTTGGGGTGTTGGCGCCTACGCTGCGCCATCACTACTCGGCTCAAGTTCTGAGCGTACGTTTGCGATTGAGGTTGAGAATCGCATGTTGTCTCAATTCAACTGGCCAGAGGCTAGCGCAATGGCCTTGCTGATCCTACTGTTCGTGTTAGTCAGCGTAATGTTGCTGTTCAACTTCCTGAACCGCTACGGCGGGGGTGAACAGGCCAATGTTTGA
- a CDS encoding ABC transporter permease — protein sequence MFERERLESWLFKAFYGFVVLGMLAPLAVVVSTSVAKSGDLTFPPEQIAFVWYEEFLNDRRWMRALTNSAITATATMVLSTTLGVTAALGVRGASSRWSNVIVPLALLPLLIPAVVIGVTLLMFLSEFQLQQTHLGIVLAHSLWATPLVFFIMQAVLTRLDWQLRDASMDLGAGPLRTFGEIILPNIRHGIMASAIIAFIISLQEFIMALFLSGYATRTVPVLAWTSLRQSLSPLISVVTTVLILAALALLIPAAFVLGLERLSKQL from the coding sequence ATGTTTGAGCGAGAGAGGCTGGAGTCTTGGCTGTTCAAGGCTTTCTATGGCTTCGTAGTGCTCGGAATGTTAGCACCATTAGCTGTTGTAGTCTCAACCTCCGTGGCGAAGTCTGGTGATCTCACCTTCCCCCCGGAACAGATCGCATTTGTCTGGTACGAGGAGTTCCTCAATGACAGACGGTGGATGCGAGCTCTGACCAATAGTGCCATCACTGCAACGGCTACTATGGTGCTTTCAACGACGCTCGGAGTTACAGCAGCCTTGGGTGTTCGTGGCGCTTCCTCCCGCTGGTCGAACGTGATTGTCCCCTTAGCGCTACTGCCGCTACTCATCCCAGCAGTCGTCATCGGTGTCACACTGCTCATGTTCCTCAGCGAGTTCCAGCTTCAGCAGACCCATCTCGGCATTGTGCTGGCCCACTCCTTATGGGCCACGCCACTGGTGTTCTTCATCATGCAGGCCGTTCTCACTCGATTAGACTGGCAATTGCGTGACGCTAGTATGGATCTGGGTGCTGGACCGCTGCGAACCTTCGGCGAGATCATTCTCCCGAACATCCGTCACGGTATCATGGCGTCGGCTATCATCGCGTTTATCATCAGCCTACAGGAGTTCATAATGGCGCTGTTCCTGTCGGGCTACGCTACGAGAACCGTCCCGGTGCTGGCTTGGACATCACTTCGCCAATCGCTGAGTCCGCTGATTAGTGTCGTGACGACGGTGTTGATTCTGGCAGCTCTTGCGCTATTGATACCGGCGGCGTTCGTGCTTGGCCTTGAGCGACTCTCGAAGCAGCTCTAA
- a CDS encoding class I adenylate-forming enzyme family protein — MNYVSYVRLQAQAQPQAVAVRRGEETWTYEELLDDVKRAANVLANHGIDHGDIVALALPNSYEFVVGTLAGLAREAMIAPINPEYREGEFGHILPEASPDTVLTTQNVASRIRDHTPAETTWLTVDGGVNCIDFHDEISKASADYFVPKTKDDVRALLLYTSGTTGYPKGAVHTHDTVIAVSDACAISYELTAGDRFLAAMPAYHCTGMSIITATLKSGGTVVLTNGWDPEATLTATDRYDINLFSGVPTMFQDWLRVDDGSYDLDAMHTAVIGGSDVTVDLIERSEALLGCPVLNGYGMTETFIAGIWEDRHRERRLPSVGQIEDPLIDASIVDPETGEEQSPGEPGELRLRGRPLLEEYYRRPEQTDEAFTDGWFHTGDIAERDADNFLYILDRMDDTIICGGHNVYPREVETTIEELNGIDRAVVVGRDDDRKGQKPVAVVYRTDEDVSPSAIQNHCLESLAAYKHPRDIHFVDEFPLNDVGKVDREALREQV; from the coding sequence ATGAACTACGTGAGTTACGTGCGTCTGCAGGCGCAGGCGCAGCCTCAAGCCGTGGCCGTACGGCGTGGAGAGGAGACGTGGACCTACGAGGAACTCCTAGATGACGTGAAACGCGCCGCGAATGTTCTGGCCAACCATGGCATCGACCACGGTGACATCGTTGCACTTGCACTCCCGAACTCATACGAGTTCGTAGTGGGAACACTCGCCGGTCTCGCGAGGGAGGCTATGATCGCGCCTATTAATCCGGAGTACCGGGAGGGCGAGTTCGGCCATATTCTCCCGGAAGCGTCGCCTGATACAGTCCTGACGACACAAAATGTCGCCAGTCGCATTCGAGACCATACACCGGCTGAGACCACATGGTTGACTGTCGATGGCGGCGTCAACTGCATCGATTTCCACGACGAGATAAGTAAGGCTTCAGCCGATTATTTCGTTCCCAAGACCAAAGACGATGTCCGGGCTCTATTGCTGTACACTTCAGGGACGACCGGCTATCCGAAAGGTGCCGTCCATACTCACGATACTGTCATCGCTGTTTCCGACGCTTGTGCCATTTCCTACGAGCTCACTGCTGGGGACCGGTTCCTTGCTGCGATGCCGGCGTACCACTGTACTGGCATGAGCATCATTACTGCGACCCTGAAATCCGGGGGCACAGTTGTTCTCACTAACGGCTGGGATCCGGAAGCAACGCTTACTGCCACTGACCGATACGACATTAACCTCTTTTCGGGCGTCCCGACAATGTTCCAAGACTGGCTCCGTGTTGACGACGGTAGTTATGATTTAGACGCCATGCACACCGCCGTGATCGGAGGCTCCGACGTCACTGTCGATCTCATTGAGCGCTCCGAAGCCTTACTGGGATGTCCCGTTCTCAATGGGTACGGCATGACCGAGACGTTCATAGCTGGAATCTGGGAAGACCGCCACCGTGAGCGTCGTCTCCCCAGTGTTGGCCAAATTGAGGATCCATTAATCGATGCGAGTATCGTCGACCCAGAGACAGGCGAAGAACAGTCCCCAGGAGAGCCGGGGGAACTCCGTCTCCGCGGTCGGCCACTATTGGAGGAGTACTACCGTCGTCCCGAACAGACAGACGAAGCGTTTACCGACGGTTGGTTCCACACAGGCGACATTGCTGAACGAGATGCGGACAATTTCCTTTATATCCTCGATCGAATGGACGACACAATCATCTGTGGTGGTCACAACGTCTACCCTCGGGAGGTCGAAACAACGATAGAGGAACTCAATGGAATCGACCGCGCGGTCGTTGTAGGACGTGACGATGATCGCAAGGGTCAGAAACCGGTTGCAGTGGTCTATCGGACTGACGAAGACGTGTCACCATCGGCTATCCAGAACCACTGCTTAGAGAGTCTGGCTGCCTACAAGCACCCTCGCGACATCCATTTCGTTGACGAGTTCCCGTTAAACGACGTTGGAAAAGTTGACCGGGAGGCTCTCCGCGAGCAAGTCTGA
- a CDS encoding acyl-CoA dehydrogenase family protein, whose translation MRFTDEQQFIQEQVRTFAEEEIAPVAVEYERDGTYPWDIVEQAATMDLLAPRFPETHGGADMDLVTELLVNEELHRADPGIAETVTSITFGCESILEHGTDEQIERYVEPAIAGEKVSAVAMTEPEAGSDFGNIQATAERDGDEYVINGDKVFISNGTVADFVVVYARTSTPDKPHRGLSAFIVESDTDGFEATPMEGFLGPSTTDLGQLFLNDVRVPVDARLGEEGDGFYQAMEFLDEGRLNVAVSAVGAARGALELLIDYVDERQQFGGPISDNQAVRHRVANLRSRVEAARTLVYDTAQAVEGDQPVDTERVAMAKLVATTLFEEVASEAVQLHGGYGCFDEYRVETFFRFSKIPQIYEGTNEIMREVVGDATFN comes from the coding sequence ATGCGATTTACGGACGAGCAGCAGTTCATCCAGGAGCAGGTGCGTACATTTGCTGAGGAGGAGATCGCACCTGTGGCCGTTGAGTACGAGCGCGACGGAACGTATCCGTGGGACATCGTTGAGCAGGCGGCGACGATGGATCTGCTTGCCCCCCGATTCCCGGAAACCCATGGCGGCGCTGATATGGATCTTGTCACCGAGTTACTGGTCAATGAGGAACTCCACCGTGCAGACCCCGGAATCGCCGAAACGGTTACCTCGATAACGTTCGGCTGTGAGTCTATCCTCGAACATGGTACCGACGAGCAGATCGAGCGATACGTTGAGCCGGCAATTGCGGGAGAGAAGGTCAGCGCTGTCGCCATGACCGAACCTGAGGCCGGTTCCGATTTCGGCAATATCCAAGCGACTGCCGAGCGCGACGGAGACGAGTACGTGATCAATGGCGATAAGGTGTTCATCAGCAACGGAACCGTAGCAGACTTCGTTGTCGTTTACGCGCGAACTAGCACCCCCGACAAGCCTCATCGTGGGCTGTCAGCATTCATCGTAGAATCTGATACTGACGGGTTCGAGGCGACACCCATGGAGGGGTTCCTCGGGCCATCGACAACCGACCTTGGCCAGTTATTCCTCAACGATGTTCGGGTACCTGTCGATGCGCGTCTCGGCGAGGAAGGTGACGGCTTCTATCAGGCCATGGAATTCCTCGATGAGGGGCGACTTAACGTCGCCGTTTCGGCGGTTGGGGCGGCTCGAGGTGCGCTTGAACTACTGATCGACTACGTGGACGAGCGACAGCAGTTTGGTGGACCCATCTCTGATAATCAGGCTGTCCGGCATCGCGTGGCGAACCTCCGATCGCGGGTGGAAGCAGCTCGAACTCTGGTCTATGATACTGCTCAGGCTGTCGAAGGGGACCAGCCGGTCGATACAGAGCGGGTGGCTATGGCGAAGCTTGTGGCGACGACACTGTTCGAAGAGGTCGCTAGCGAGGCCGTGCAACTCCACGGCGGCTATGGCTGCTTTGACGAGTACCGTGTCGAGACATTCTTCCGCTTCTCGAAGATCCCACAGATCTACGAGGGGACGAACGAAATAATGCGAGAAGTCGTAGGCGACGCGACCTTCAACTAA
- a CDS encoding aldehyde dehydrogenase family protein, with amino-acid sequence MRDLYIDGQWRGSDSQNSIQVTSPFDDTVLAEVPASTVSDVKEAVAAAGRAADPLQKMTAEERANALSDIADHLANRADEISDSLAKEVGKPISEAQAEVDGGVHSARAYGEDAIRLFGEVTTSTTPNRLNLTRREPYGPTAIITPWNYPFEIPMGHLCGAIAVGNPVVWKPAAETSLTGYYIAEAFAESPLPDGAFNLVPGHGSTVGPAMVEHSDIRLVAFTGSTSVGQEIAVTAAGHSAECLLEMGGKDPVLVFDDADVDTAAEHVVFGSNYNCGQSCSGTERVLATPGIHDNLVEAVTKKTAALTMGDPLDADTDIGPPINDDVRETVREQITEAVNAGARVVTGGEVGDRFVEPTVLADVKASMAVAREETFGPVTPILEVADYDEALAVANDSRYGLQSAVFTDSLQRAHRAADDLEAGGVVINGTNNAWEHQLPFGGVKESGSGGQFKGKWHLESMTTTKAVAINYSE; translated from the coding sequence ATGCGCGACTTGTATATCGATGGCCAGTGGCGTGGATCCGATAGTCAAAATTCGATCCAAGTGACATCACCATTCGACGACACCGTACTGGCTGAAGTACCGGCAAGCACCGTCTCAGATGTCAAAGAGGCAGTGGCTGCCGCCGGCCGGGCGGCTGATCCCCTCCAAAAGATGACTGCGGAGGAGCGGGCTAATGCACTTAGCGACATTGCTGATCACCTAGCGAACCGCGCCGACGAAATCAGTGACAGCCTCGCCAAAGAGGTTGGCAAACCGATCTCAGAGGCACAAGCAGAGGTTGATGGAGGCGTTCACTCGGCTCGTGCATACGGCGAGGACGCCATCCGCTTGTTTGGTGAGGTCACAACCTCTACGACCCCAAACCGCCTCAACCTCACTCGACGTGAACCATACGGCCCAACGGCCATTATCACACCTTGGAACTATCCTTTCGAGATTCCAATGGGCCATCTATGTGGCGCTATCGCCGTCGGTAATCCGGTCGTGTGGAAGCCCGCTGCTGAGACATCATTGACCGGGTACTATATTGCCGAGGCCTTTGCGGAGAGTCCGCTCCCCGACGGCGCGTTCAATCTCGTTCCAGGGCACGGTAGCACTGTCGGCCCAGCAATGGTAGAACACTCTGATATTCGCCTTGTGGCATTCACCGGCAGCACAAGCGTCGGACAAGAGATCGCGGTGACCGCCGCTGGCCACAGCGCAGAGTGTCTGCTCGAGATGGGTGGGAAGGACCCTGTCCTCGTCTTCGACGATGCCGACGTCGATACGGCAGCCGAACACGTCGTCTTCGGTAGCAACTATAACTGCGGGCAATCCTGTTCGGGGACTGAACGCGTACTCGCCACGCCAGGCATCCATGACAACCTCGTTGAGGCGGTCACGAAAAAGACTGCAGCCCTGACCATGGGTGATCCACTCGACGCAGACACCGATATCGGCCCTCCGATCAACGATGACGTCCGTGAGACGGTCCGTGAACAGATTACCGAGGCTGTCAATGCTGGTGCCCGGGTCGTGACTGGCGGCGAGGTGGGTGACAGATTCGTGGAACCGACAGTGCTAGCAGACGTCAAGGCGTCGATGGCCGTTGCTCGTGAGGAGACATTTGGCCCTGTGACGCCTATTCTTGAAGTCGCCGATTATGATGAGGCACTCGCGGTTGCCAACGATTCGCGATACGGGCTGCAATCAGCGGTGTTTACCGACTCGCTGCAACGAGCTCACCGTGCTGCAGACGATCTTGAGGCAGGTGGCGTCGTAATTAACGGAACCAACAACGCCTGGGAGCATCAGTTGCCCTTCGGCGGTGTCAAAGAGAGTGGCAGTGGTGGACAGTTCAAGGGTAAGTGGCACTTGGAGTCGATGACGACGACCAAGGCCGTGGCGATCAACTATAGTGAGTAA